One Pyrococcus furiosus DSM 3638 genomic window, AGAGCGTCCAGATAACTCGTTGATTAGCTCAAGGTAGAGTCTTGGCTCTACATCTTCCTCTTTTAATCCCAACATTTTTGCAACTTCCCATATTTTTTCCTTGGCTTCTTCAGGACTGTCGCTTATTACCTCAATGTCGACAAAATCTCCAATCCCTTCAACTCTATTCACTTCTAGAGTGACTCCGTTAAGCTTGTACACCCACCTTTTCTTCTTAATGGTGGCTTGTATTTTAAACCCAAGCCTTTTAAAAACCTCAACAGCTTTTTCAAAATCTCCAATTTCAAATT contains:
- the cyaB gene encoding class IV adenylate cyclase; the encoded protein is MEVEIKFKIKLEDFLHTLNTFNPEFVRYEEQEDVYFEVPRPKLLRIRGVHNLKKYYLTFKEILDENNEEFYEVEFEIGDFEKAVEVFKRLGFKIQATIKKKRWVYKLNGVTLEVNRVEGIGDFVDIEVISDSPEEAKEKIWEVAKMLGLKEEDVEPRLYLELINELSGRSS